From a region of the Coprococcus comes ATCC 27758 genome:
- a CDS encoding helix-turn-helix transcriptional regulator translates to MAINNTLKDIREERNLIQADLAEAIGSCSQTIGRIERGERNPSLEIAIRLAHYLKVPVEDIFQVED, encoded by the coding sequence ATGGCAATCAATAATACACTAAAAGATATTCGTGAAGAACGTAATCTCATTCAAGCAGATTTGGCTGAAGCCATAGGTTCCTGCAGCCAGACTATAGGCCGCATCGAACGTGGAGAACGTAATCCCTCTCTTGAGATTGCAATCCGGCTGGCACATTACCTGAAAGTGCCTGTAGAAGATATTTTTCAAGTTGAAGACTGA
- a CDS encoding recombinase family protein: MSDGKCIVKYLRLSLEDEDMLDESNSITNQRIVIGQYIASKQEFKNAEVLEFKDDGYSGTNFERPGFQSMMELVRDGQVSTIIVKDLSRFGRNHIEVDTYLEQIFPFLNVRFIAINDNVDSMKYESGMPGIDVGFRNIINEHHSIDTSVKVKKTLLQRQKAGKYMGARAPYGYLKPDEDVTSLVINPETAPVVRMIFQKYLEGMNITQLARYLNEQKIMSPGQYKREVLKTGVKKTTEKYIWYPVTVRLILMTETYTGTTIGGKWKVASVGSNKHLKTKEEDWIVVEGTHEAIVSKEVFDAVQEKLELNSRKRSKTHNNNYPLKGLVKCGGCGQNLQHVTRCNPHFKCPRKFNAANQDCVTDNLYDDEFNEMIFRAIKLFAKISDDAEPVLELQKAELKSKVNGAAKKIRDAKDSISRYKHQKTELYMRYAMEEISEEEFTRKNDKLDKQIEKETLAIAQMETEQSEAAERLFELPPDGRQCLTDLIEGNKQLTREIAVTFIRGIKVYNDKRIEIEWNFADELVKYVEQVQKICS; encoded by the coding sequence ATGTCAGATGGTAAGTGCATAGTAAAGTATTTAAGATTATCTCTGGAAGATGAGGATATGCTGGATGAATCCAATAGTATTACCAATCAGAGAATTGTGATTGGGCAATACATAGCCAGTAAACAGGAGTTCAAAAATGCGGAAGTGTTAGAATTCAAAGATGATGGCTATAGTGGAACAAATTTCGAACGCCCAGGATTCCAAAGTATGATGGAATTAGTAAGGGACGGACAAGTCAGCACAATTATAGTGAAAGATCTCTCACGATTCGGCAGGAATCATATAGAGGTTGACACATATCTGGAGCAGATTTTTCCATTTCTGAATGTGAGATTTATAGCAATCAATGATAATGTTGATAGTATGAAATATGAATCTGGTATGCCGGGAATAGATGTTGGTTTCAGAAATATTATTAACGAACATCATAGCATTGATACTTCCGTTAAAGTAAAAAAGACTTTGTTACAGCGTCAGAAAGCAGGAAAGTATATGGGTGCCAGAGCACCATATGGATACTTGAAGCCTGATGAAGATGTGACGAGTCTCGTGATTAATCCGGAAACGGCACCTGTTGTGAGGATGATATTTCAGAAATATCTTGAGGGAATGAATATCACTCAGCTGGCACGTTATCTGAATGAGCAGAAAATTATGAGTCCGGGTCAATATAAAAGAGAAGTTCTGAAAACTGGTGTAAAGAAAACAACAGAAAAATATATCTGGTATCCGGTAACTGTAAGACTGATACTGATGACAGAAACGTATACGGGAACTACGATTGGCGGTAAATGGAAAGTTGCTTCAGTAGGAAGTAATAAGCATTTGAAAACAAAAGAAGAAGACTGGATTGTGGTTGAGGGTACGCATGAAGCGATTGTTTCTAAAGAGGTGTTTGATGCTGTACAGGAAAAGTTGGAATTAAATTCCAGAAAGAGGAGCAAAACCCACAATAATAATTATCCGCTGAAAGGATTGGTAAAATGTGGGGGATGCGGTCAGAATCTACAGCATGTAACCAGATGCAATCCGCACTTTAAGTGCCCAAGGAAATTTAATGCGGCAAATCAAGATTGTGTAACAGACAATTTATATGATGACGAGTTCAATGAGATGATTTTCAGGGCAATTAAGCTGTTTGCAAAGATCAGTGATGATGCTGAACCGGTACTCGAATTACAGAAAGCAGAATTAAAATCAAAAGTGAATGGAGCTGCAAAAAAGATTCGGGATGCCAAAGACAGTATTAGCAGATACAAGCACCAGAAGACTGAACTATATATGCGATATGCAATGGAAGAAATCTCAGAAGAAGAGTTCACCAGAAAAAATGACAAGCTGGATAAACAAATTGAGAAAGAAACCTTAGCGATAGCGCAAATGGAGACAGAACAGAGTGAAGCGGCTGAACGTTTATTTGAACTTCCGCCCGATGGCAGACAGTGCCTGACAGACTTGATCGAAGGAAATAAGCAATTAACCAGAGAGATAGCAGTAACTTTTATTCGTGGTATCAAGGTATATAATGATAAGCGAATAGAAATTGAATGGAATTTTGCTGATGAGCTGGTGAAGTATGTAGAGCAGGTGCAGAAAATCTGCAGTTGA
- a CDS encoding recombinase family protein — MQKNIWIAAKYLRLSIEDGDKAESESIVNQSILIDSYMKSTSDITIVETFKDDGFSGTDFNRPGFQAMLKAIENKEINCIIVKDLSRFGREHIDVDRYIQKVFPQLGVRFIAINDNYDSETANITDTHLVLPVKSFVNDTYCRQNSQKVRSHLSAKRNIGEYVGNYVSYGYRKCNTDKSQIEIDPGAAKYVRDIFNWKMEGMSNQLIADKLNELGVLAPADYKRATGVNFKSSFQTHLTSRWSAVAIIRILKNPIYYGVLQQGKSQRINYKVKVQRALPKEEWVIFENHHEGIVTKEEYETVQMLLAKDTRIAPGENRLYLFGGLLSCGDCGSNLIRRTNSYKGEKTVFYICSSYNKKKDQCSRHSIREDVLIQLVMDSLKMYSKMTDAIRSAVEYLKENSLDTQTLIQHDDLILELRNKVNKYYKLLHSLSGNLASGVISKDDYTLLREQYQTEIKSLESNIEKQEEYMEDLLENKLLCEEWVNTFLEKPSLGDLDRDMLLQYVEKINVFEGKKIEIVYRFQDELVTAARLAEQIGKTKQEVAV, encoded by the coding sequence ATGCAAAAAAATATCTGGATAGCAGCCAAGTACCTTCGTCTCAGTATTGAGGACGGAGATAAGGCTGAAAGTGAATCTATTGTAAATCAGTCAATTTTGATTGATAGCTATATGAAATCGACGTCTGATATTACTATTGTTGAGACATTTAAAGATGATGGTTTTTCAGGTACAGATTTTAATCGACCTGGTTTTCAGGCAATGCTCAAAGCAATTGAAAATAAGGAAATCAACTGTATCATTGTAAAAGACTTGTCTCGATTCGGTAGAGAGCATATAGATGTAGATCGGTATATTCAAAAAGTGTTCCCACAACTGGGGGTACGCTTTATAGCAATCAACGATAATTATGATTCTGAAACAGCAAATATTACAGATACACATCTTGTGTTACCGGTAAAATCATTTGTCAATGACACGTATTGCAGACAGAATTCTCAAAAAGTAAGGAGCCACTTGAGTGCAAAAAGAAATATTGGAGAATATGTGGGAAATTATGTGTCATATGGGTATAGAAAATGTAATACTGATAAAAGTCAGATAGAAATTGATCCGGGTGCTGCAAAGTATGTAAGAGATATTTTTAACTGGAAGATGGAGGGCATGAGCAATCAACTGATTGCAGATAAACTGAATGAACTGGGAGTTCTTGCACCGGCTGATTACAAACGTGCGACCGGAGTAAACTTCAAATCGTCATTTCAGACACATCTGACATCCAGGTGGTCAGCAGTAGCAATTATCCGTATTTTAAAGAATCCAATCTACTACGGAGTGCTTCAACAGGGGAAATCCCAAAGAATTAACTATAAAGTTAAGGTACAGAGGGCATTGCCAAAGGAAGAATGGGTAATTTTTGAAAATCATCATGAAGGTATCGTTACAAAAGAAGAATATGAAACAGTTCAGATGTTACTTGCAAAGGATACCAGGATAGCACCCGGAGAAAACAGACTTTACTTGTTTGGTGGGTTATTATCCTGTGGAGACTGTGGAAGTAACCTGATCCGCCGAACTAACAGTTATAAAGGAGAAAAGACAGTTTTTTATATCTGTTCTTCTTACAATAAAAAGAAGGATCAATGCTCCAGGCATAGCATCAGAGAAGATGTGCTGATTCAGCTGGTGATGGATTCTTTGAAGATGTACAGTAAGATGACGGATGCCATACGAAGTGCAGTAGAGTATTTGAAAGAGAACTCTTTGGATACACAGACATTGATACAGCATGATGACCTGATACTTGAGTTGCGAAACAAAGTCAATAAATATTATAAGTTGTTACATTCATTATCAGGAAATCTTGCATCAGGAGTTATTTCCAAGGATGATTATACTTTACTTAGAGAGCAGTATCAGACAGAAATTAAAAGTCTGGAAAGCAATATTGAAAAGCAGGAAGAGTATATGGAAGATCTCCTTGAAAATAAACTGCTGTGCGAAGAATGGGTGAACACATTTCTTGAGAAACCGTCGCTGGGAGATCTTGACAGGGATATGCTTCTTCAGTATGTGGAAAAAATAAATGTATTTGAAGGGAAAAAAATAGAAATTGTTTACCGATTCCAAGACGAGCTGGTAACAGCTGCAAGACTGGCAGAACAGATTGGAAAAACAAAACAGGAGGTGGCTGTATAA
- a CDS encoding sporulation initiation factor Spo0A C-terminal domain-containing protein, whose amino-acid sequence MREKTIYEKIAEKYNTTPEEVRREMQIAIDAGFDDPDPAVQAEWKKVNLKGDRPTPEEVINYAVKQLKGN is encoded by the coding sequence ATGAGAGAAAAAACTATTTATGAGAAAATTGCTGAAAAGTACAATACGACACCAGAAGAGGTGCGTCGGGAAATGCAGATAGCGATTGATGCTGGATTTGATGATCCAGATCCGGCTGTACAGGCAGAATGGAAGAAGGTAAATCTTAAAGGAGACAGACCTACACCGGAAGAAGTAATCAATTACGCAGTAAAACAATTAAAAGGAAATTAA
- a CDS encoding recombinase family protein, which yields MARTRNRQMKQAEAIVQASPQKIWKAGIYTRISVDINGEKRESLETQKLIALSYAESHPDIEVVKFYKDDGISGTKFDRDDFVRMLGDIKSKEINTVIVKDLSRFGRDLEEVSKYLEKIFPFMQVRFISVNDNYDSISPECDNQMLGIMISNLANDMYAKDASVKMTSAMKIKMESGEYCGGDAPYGYKRARDEKGRSTTVPDLLTAPYVVEIFEKLAAGQSYLKISREFNTMLLASPRVYARTGKLFLDRIDETDMHWQSSVIKQIAENRHYLGNTYSHKTRTSLLTKEKNVMLDKEEWIEHVNTHKAIVSAELFEKVQNVIKLKQEKALPKKDLSNMQTHGKQDNKYVGLIYCGDCGANMVRRYYYSEKNGVLYYNYYFICGNYAKISKEKYNCNRWKEEVIDELVYRALIMQLKTVCELKTQLKRFNDEYFETFKKYLNREQSKIVQVNKRNEARRFELYEQYVSGEIDTDAYNRMTERITVIEKDLVTRQKEIEKSRKITEKLCKKNFSWLAEFSKGKNLEFLTKDVVRSYIKKISLYEDKRIEIEFKFQDEIQALSEILEEGVIRCQMVSA from the coding sequence ATGGCAAGAACAAGAAATCGCCAGATGAAACAGGCTGAAGCAATCGTACAGGCATCACCGCAGAAAATCTGGAAAGCCGGTATTTATACCAGAATATCAGTAGATATCAACGGTGAGAAGAGAGAATCGCTGGAGACACAGAAACTAATCGCTCTTTCTTACGCAGAATCTCATCCGGATATTGAAGTTGTAAAGTTTTATAAGGATGACGGTATATCAGGTACAAAATTTGATCGAGATGATTTTGTGAGAATGCTTGGTGACATCAAATCAAAAGAAATAAATACGGTCATAGTAAAGGATTTATCACGATTTGGTCGAGATTTGGAAGAAGTATCAAAATACCTGGAAAAAATATTTCCATTTATGCAGGTGCGCTTTATATCAGTCAATGATAATTATGACAGTATCAGTCCAGAATGCGACAATCAGATGCTGGGAATCATGATATCAAATCTTGCAAATGATATGTATGCAAAAGATGCATCAGTAAAGATGACAAGTGCTATGAAAATTAAGATGGAGTCAGGTGAATATTGTGGTGGAGATGCTCCTTATGGGTATAAGAGAGCTAGAGATGAAAAAGGAAGATCTACTACTGTTCCCGATCTTTTAACTGCACCGTATGTAGTAGAAATATTTGAAAAACTTGCTGCAGGGCAGTCATATTTGAAAATTTCGAGAGAGTTTAATACGATGTTGCTGGCTTCGCCAAGGGTATACGCAAGAACTGGGAAGTTATTCTTGGATAGAATTGACGAAACAGATATGCATTGGCAATCATCTGTAATTAAACAGATTGCGGAAAATAGGCACTATTTGGGAAATACGTATTCACATAAAACAAGAACCTCACTTCTTACAAAAGAAAAAAATGTAATGTTGGATAAAGAAGAATGGATTGAACATGTGAATACCCATAAGGCTATAGTGAGTGCTGAATTATTTGAAAAAGTACAAAATGTAATCAAATTAAAGCAGGAGAAAGCATTGCCCAAAAAAGATCTGTCGAATATGCAGACTCATGGAAAACAAGATAATAAGTATGTTGGATTGATATACTGTGGTGACTGTGGTGCTAATATGGTTCGGAGATATTATTACAGCGAAAAGAATGGTGTTTTGTATTACAATTATTATTTCATTTGTGGTAATTATGCAAAAATTTCCAAGGAAAAATATAACTGCAATCGCTGGAAAGAAGAAGTAATTGATGAACTGGTGTATCGGGCACTCATCATGCAGCTAAAAACAGTATGTGAATTGAAAACGCAACTGAAGCGCTTTAATGATGAATATTTTGAGACATTCAAAAAATATTTGAACAGGGAACAGAGTAAGATTGTTCAGGTCAATAAAAGGAACGAAGCAAGACGATTTGAATTATATGAGCAATATGTTTCGGGAGAGATTGATACGGATGCATATAATCGTATGACAGAAAGAATAACTGTGATCGAAAAAGATCTGGTTACAAGACAGAAAGAAATTGAGAAGAGTAGAAAAATTACAGAGAAATTGTGTAAAAAGAACTTCTCGTGGCTTGCTGAATTCAGTAAAGGAAAGAATTTGGAATTCCTTACAAAAGATGTTGTCCGCTCTTATATAAAGAAAATCTCTTTATATGAAGATAAACGTATAGAAATCGAATTTAAATTTCAAGATGAAATACAGGCGTTATCAGAAATTTTAGAGGAGGGGGTGATCAGATGTCAGATGGTAAGTGCATAG
- the dinB gene encoding DNA polymerase IV — MSERVILHSDMNCFYASVEMLHHPEFAGMPLAVGGDPEARHGIVLTANYIAKQKGVKTGMALWQAKQICPEIIFVPPRMDLYLRFSQMAREIYSEYTDKIEPYGIDEAWLDVSDSRNLKGSGMTIAREISHRIKYELGVTVSIGISWNKIYAKLGSDYKKPDAITEFNRENYKDRIWQLPATDLLYVGRQTNKKLQKLGIRTIGQLAESDEKLLESHFGKIGNVLWAFANGWDEDPVCKEGYEAPVKSIGNSTTTPRDLENDLDVWIIQIALAESVAARLRKHGFKCKTVEITVRDNGLYSFSRQIHLRQPTNITDEIVSAAFQLFKDNYKWEHPIRSLGIRAADLVLDDIPVQLDLFGNQEKKEKLEKLDRTVDEIRRRFGYFSIQRAVMYQDKVLSHLDAGTHTIHPHSYFHG, encoded by the coding sequence TTGAGTGAGCGTGTGATCCTGCATAGTGATATGAACTGTTTTTATGCCAGTGTAGAAATGCTACATCATCCGGAATTTGCTGGAATGCCTCTGGCAGTAGGTGGCGATCCGGAAGCCCGGCATGGGATTGTGCTGACAGCAAATTATATTGCAAAGCAAAAAGGTGTAAAGACCGGAATGGCATTATGGCAGGCAAAACAGATTTGTCCGGAAATCATATTTGTACCACCACGGATGGATTTGTATTTGAGATTTTCACAGATGGCAAGAGAAATCTATTCGGAGTATACGGACAAGATTGAGCCATATGGAATTGATGAAGCCTGGCTGGATGTATCGGACAGCAGAAATCTGAAAGGAAGCGGAATGACGATTGCAAGAGAAATCAGCCATCGGATTAAATACGAACTGGGTGTAACGGTAAGTATTGGAATTTCCTGGAATAAGATTTATGCGAAACTTGGTTCAGATTATAAAAAGCCGGATGCAATCACAGAGTTTAATCGAGAAAATTATAAAGACAGGATATGGCAGCTTCCAGCGACAGATTTGCTTTATGTCGGAAGACAGACAAATAAGAAATTGCAAAAACTTGGAATCCGGACAATTGGGCAACTTGCGGAATCAGACGAAAAGTTGTTAGAGAGTCATTTTGGAAAAATAGGAAATGTATTATGGGCTTTCGCAAATGGCTGGGATGAAGATCCGGTTTGCAAGGAAGGATATGAAGCACCAGTAAAGTCGATAGGTAATAGCACTACAACACCGAGAGATCTGGAAAATGATTTGGATGTCTGGATCATTCAAATAGCATTGGCTGAAAGTGTAGCTGCACGATTGAGGAAACATGGATTTAAATGCAAAACAGTAGAAATTACAGTTCGAGATAATGGATTGTATAGTTTTTCCAGACAGATACATTTACGACAGCCAACGAATATTACAGATGAGATTGTAAGCGCAGCATTTCAGCTATTTAAAGATAATTACAAATGGGAACATCCCATTAGAAGCCTGGGGATCCGAGCTGCGGATCTTGTGTTAGATGATATTCCTGTGCAGTTGGATTTATTTGGAAATCAGGAGAAAAAGGAAAAGTTAGAGAAGCTGGATCGTACTGTAGATGAAATCAGACGACGGTTTGGATATTTCAGTATACAGCGAGCGGTAATGTATCAGGATAAAGTCTTATCCCACTTAGACGCTGGTACGCACACGATCCATCCACACAGTTATTTTCATGGGTAA
- a CDS encoding LexA family protein gives MKKTLTRKQKESYQCILDYTKEHGYPPTVREFGKLIGVKSTSSAFSRIKQLELNGYIRRIPASPRAIEIL, from the coding sequence TTGAAAAAAACATTAACCAGAAAACAGAAAGAAAGTTATCAGTGTATTTTGGATTATACGAAGGAGCATGGATATCCGCCGACAGTACGGGAATTTGGAAAATTGATCGGGGTGAAATCAACATCATCAGCATTTTCCAGAATCAAGCAGTTGGAGTTAAATGGATATATCCGCAGAATCCCGGCATCGCCAAGAGCAATAGAGATCTTATAG
- a CDS encoding helix-turn-helix domain-containing protein, whose protein sequence is MDLKAVGQRIKAAREAKNLTQEELAALVNLSTTHVSVIERGLKVTKLDTFVAIANALDVSADALLIDVVTHSVTGVTNELSDMIEKLPKDEQKRILNAVRALVD, encoded by the coding sequence ATGGATTTAAAAGCGGTTGGTCAGCGAATCAAAGCAGCAAGAGAAGCAAAAAATCTTACACAGGAAGAACTGGCGGCGCTGGTAAATTTAAGTACAACACATGTCAGTGTGATAGAAAGAGGACTGAAAGTAACAAAGTTGGATACCTTTGTAGCAATTGCCAATGCACTTGATGTATCGGCTGATGCGCTACTGATAGATGTTGTGACACATTCTGTGACAGGTGTTACTAATGAATTATCTGATATGATAGAAAAATTGCCAAAGGACGAGCAGAAAAGAATTTTAAATGCGGTCAGAGCTTTGGTAGACTAA
- a CDS encoding type II toxin-antitoxin system PemK/MazF family toxin, which translates to MTIRRGDILWADLGMFPTTSVQGGVRPVIVVSNNKANTYSSVITVVPLTSRIYKKRYLPTHVFISKYDMTGIRKGSLALAEQVMSISTKCIIEKCGRVNKWSLDRVLKAVQIQMGMEEKTT; encoded by the coding sequence ATGACAATCCGCAGAGGAGATATTTTATGGGCAGATCTCGGTATGTTTCCTACAACATCTGTTCAGGGTGGTGTAAGACCGGTGATCGTAGTGAGCAATAATAAAGCCAATACATACAGTTCAGTCATAACGGTAGTTCCGCTGACATCAAGAATATATAAGAAACGGTATTTGCCAACACATGTATTTATCAGTAAATATGATATGACGGGAATCCGAAAAGGAAGCCTGGCACTGGCTGAACAGGTTATGAGCATTTCTACGAAATGTATTATTGAGAAATGCGGAAGAGTGAACAAGTGGAGCCTGGATCGGGTACTGAAAGCAGTACAGATTCAGATGGGAATGGAAGAGAAGACTACATAG
- a CDS encoding PD-(D/E)XK nuclease family transposase: MDVAKEEIVKTEELETRYERYKGILKDLTIMSDVFMRNVFKKRECTEYVLQVIMNKKDLKVIDQVLQKDYKNLQGRSAILDCVARDSEGKQMDVEIQQDNEGASPKRARYHSGLMDMNTLNPGQDFDDLPESYVIFITRDDALGYGLPIYHIDRKIEEVSENFKDEAHIIYVNSKKQEDTELGRLMHDLHCKNAEDMHSKILADRVYELKETQKGVEFMCREMEQIYSEGIESGELKKAKASALSMAADGMKVDKIAHYLNVSVQMVQKWIDESMSVAH; this comes from the coding sequence ATGGACGTGGCGAAAGAAGAAATCGTGAAAACAGAAGAGTTGGAAACACGTTACGAAAGATACAAGGGTATCTTAAAAGACCTTACCATCATGAGCGATGTGTTTATGCGGAATGTATTCAAGAAACGGGAATGTACAGAATATGTTCTGCAGGTAATTATGAATAAAAAGGATCTGAAAGTGATTGATCAAGTTTTGCAGAAAGACTATAAGAATTTGCAGGGGCGTTCAGCTATTCTGGACTGTGTTGCCAGAGATTCTGAAGGCAAGCAGATGGATGTAGAAATTCAACAGGACAACGAAGGGGCATCTCCAAAAAGAGCAAGGTATCATAGTGGTCTGATGGATATGAACACATTAAATCCAGGGCAGGATTTTGATGACCTTCCGGAAAGCTACGTGATTTTTATCACCAGAGACGATGCACTTGGATACGGACTTCCGATTTATCATATAGACAGGAAAATCGAAGAAGTCAGTGAGAATTTTAAGGATGAAGCTCATATTATCTATGTAAATTCTAAGAAACAAGAAGATACAGAATTAGGCAGACTGATGCATGATCTTCACTGTAAGAATGCAGAAGATATGCACAGTAAGATACTTGCTGACAGAGTATACGAATTGAAGGAAACACAGAAAGGGGTGGAATTCATGTGCCGTGAGATGGAACAGATTTATAGTGAAGGTATTGAAAGTGGTGAGCTGAAAAAAGCAAAAGCCTCAGCATTATCCATGGCTGCGGATGGAATGAAAGTTGATAAAATAGCCCACTATCTTAATGTGAGTGTTCAAATGGTGCAGAAATGGATTGATGAGAGCATGAGTGTTGCACATTAA
- a CDS encoding sigma factor-like helix-turn-helix DNA-binding protein, which yields MYIEHPYFYEGKYYANIDGEMIEITKEVAYAMNNFYRSSKAKKVEIKNELGEVVDKMLREVPYSGQSIDGEGFMIEDFPDLNCDVEHCVLTKMEQQDIHKVINQLNSEERMIIYGIFFENKTQTQMAKIMGISRQMLSYKLKSTLNKMRKMYMNKFF from the coding sequence ATGTATATTGAACATCCATATTTTTATGAAGGAAAGTATTACGCAAATATTGATGGAGAAATGATCGAGATTACAAAAGAAGTTGCGTATGCGATGAATAATTTTTATAGAAGCAGCAAGGCAAAAAAAGTTGAGATTAAGAACGAACTGGGTGAGGTTGTGGATAAGATGCTGAGAGAAGTACCTTACAGTGGTCAGTCCATTGATGGAGAAGGCTTCATGATTGAGGATTTTCCAGATCTGAACTGCGATGTGGAGCACTGTGTACTGACAAAAATGGAACAGCAGGATATTCACAAAGTGATCAATCAGCTGAACTCAGAGGAACGCATGATTATTTATGGCATTTTCTTTGAAAACAAGACACAGACACAGATGGCGAAGATTATGGGGATTTCCAGACAGATGCTGTCATACAAGCTGAAATCCACTCTTAATAAGATGCGTAAAATGTATATGAATAAATTTTTTTAA
- a CDS encoding helix-turn-helix domain-containing protein: protein MRDFGEILAENRKKKGYSQSDLVDLLSQEGIQVTTKAISKWETNAREPALHVFLTLCQLLDIEDIYESFFGENPYNIMSGLNEEGRNKLIEFADILKASKKFSPLSAKIIPFHHPVEITWEPVSAGTGNYLEDSVKETYDVGHLAPEQTDFGVRISGDSMEPLYHTGDVAWIQKKDSLANGEIGIFYLNGNTYIKELHDEPDGVYLISLNQKYRPIQVLESDSFKIFGKVIGKCKGAEIPGFH, encoded by the coding sequence ATGCGTGATTTCGGGGAAATATTAGCAGAAAATAGAAAAAAGAAAGGATACTCTCAATCAGATCTGGTAGACCTGCTTTCTCAGGAAGGTATTCAGGTCACTACAAAAGCAATCTCCAAATGGGAGACCAATGCACGAGAACCAGCTTTACATGTTTTCCTGACACTTTGCCAGTTACTTGATATCGAAGATATATATGAATCTTTCTTTGGAGAAAATCCATATAACATTATGAGTGGATTGAATGAAGAAGGCAGAAATAAATTGATTGAATTTGCTGATATTTTGAAAGCTTCTAAAAAGTTTTCTCCACTGTCTGCAAAGATTATCCCATTCCATCATCCTGTAGAAATTACCTGGGAACCAGTTTCTGCTGGTACTGGAAATTACCTGGAAGATTCTGTAAAAGAAACTTATGACGTAGGACACCTTGCTCCTGAGCAGACTGACTTTGGTGTACGGATCTCCGGTGACAGTATGGAACCACTTTATCATACAGGCGATGTCGCATGGATTCAGAAAAAAGATTCTCTTGCTAATGGTGAAATTGGAATCTTCTATCTCAACGGTAATACTTACATCAAGGAATTACACGATGAGCCAGATGGTGTTTATCTGATCTCGTTAAATCAAAAATATCGTCCTATCCAAGTTTTGGAATCTGACTCTTTTAAGATTTTTGGAAAAGTAATCGGAAAATGCAAAGGTGCAGAAATTCCGGGATTTCATTAG
- a CDS encoding DUF6870 family protein → MTAVERLEALKTVDIKEIDRDSLPKYKDLISELDSRKSNKMEVLLNHSDNPYVYEDMGYVVKSVFNAAASLSYIDCTKQLVAKKAGLA, encoded by the coding sequence ATGACAGCAGTTGAAAGATTAGAAGCATTGAAAACGGTTGATATCAAAGAGATTGACCGAGATAGTTTGCCAAAGTACAAGGATTTGATTTCAGAGCTGGATAGCCGGAAAAGCAATAAGATGGAAGTGCTGCTTAATCACTCTGATAACCCGTATGTATATGAAGATATGGGCTATGTTGTAAAAAGTGTTTTTAATGCAGCGGCTTCCCTTTCCTATATAGACTGTACAAAACAGCTTGTAGCAAAGAAAGCTGGATTGGCATAA
- a CDS encoding GNAT family N-acetyltransferase, which yields MIRKIKAEDKEIYIKMAHDFYRMPAVDHPVPDSYLEKTFEECLKSDTYAELFILEWEGKVAGYGLIAKTFSQEAGGMVYWLEELYILEEYRSKGLGSEYFRYMEEHKEEGVTRFRLEVEKENERAWKLYKRQGYDWLEYDQMIKEFC from the coding sequence ATGATCAGAAAAATAAAAGCAGAAGACAAAGAAATCTACATAAAAATGGCGCATGATTTTTACCGGATGCCAGCAGTGGATCATCCGGTTCCGGATTCTTATCTGGAAAAAACATTTGAAGAATGTCTGAAAAGTGATACCTATGCGGAACTGTTTATCCTGGAATGGGAAGGCAAGGTCGCAGGCTATGGACTGATCGCCAAGACCTTTTCGCAGGAAGCAGGCGGGATGGTGTACTGGCTGGAAGAACTCTATATATTAGAAGAGTATCGTTCCAAAGGACTTGGAAGTGAGTATTTCAGATATATGGAAGAGCACAAAGAAGAGGGTGTGACAAGATTCCGTCTGGAAGTGGAAAAAGAGAATGAAAGAGCCTGGAAGCTGTATAAGAGACAGGGCTATGACTGGCTGGAGTATGATCAGATGATAAAAGAATTTTGCTAG